In a single window of the Candidatus Deferrimicrobiaceae bacterium genome:
- the truB gene encoding tRNA pseudouridine(55) synthase TruB: MTCGVIVLDKPGGITSFRAVQLVGRILREKKCGHAGTLDPMATGVLPICAGRATKIAGYLTVQDKEYEVAFRFGLSTDTGDVTGKPVTELQGATVPEAVVREAVGALVGSWMQTPPPVSAIKVDGVRSYKLARRGEAVELAPRRVTVTEAELLSVYADGFRMRIACSKGFYVRSLSRDLGALFGVPMAVAALRRTRCGPFHVSSALTLEQLEQAAKDGSLQAGVIPIPQALAHVPSRTIPPQGVDAVRQGRTPQAWLDGFEPGEGGVGLLVREDGDPVALVSRDPAGGWSIVRGI; the protein is encoded by the coding sequence GTGACCTGCGGCGTCATCGTCCTCGACAAGCCCGGCGGCATCACCTCATTCAGGGCGGTCCAGCTCGTCGGGCGCATCCTCCGGGAAAAGAAGTGCGGGCACGCGGGGACGCTCGACCCGATGGCGACCGGAGTCCTGCCGATCTGCGCGGGGCGCGCCACCAAGATCGCCGGGTATCTCACCGTCCAGGACAAGGAATACGAGGTCGCCTTCCGGTTCGGCCTCTCGACCGATACGGGCGACGTCACGGGCAAGCCGGTCACGGAGCTCCAAGGAGCCACGGTGCCCGAGGCGGTCGTGCGGGAGGCGGTGGGCGCGCTCGTCGGAAGCTGGATGCAGACGCCGCCGCCGGTCTCCGCGATCAAGGTCGACGGCGTCAGGTCCTACAAACTGGCGCGCCGGGGGGAGGCGGTCGAGCTTGCCCCGCGCAGGGTGACCGTGACCGAGGCCGAGCTGCTTTCCGTCTACGCCGACGGTTTCCGGATGCGGATCGCCTGCTCGAAAGGTTTTTACGTCCGGTCGCTCTCGCGCGACCTCGGCGCCCTGTTCGGCGTCCCGATGGCGGTCGCCGCCCTTCGCCGGACGCGCTGCGGCCCGTTCCACGTCTCCAGCGCTTTGACACTCGAGCAGCTCGAGCAGGCCGCGAAGGACGGTTCCCTCCAGGCCGGCGTCATCCCCATCCCGCAGGCGCTGGCGCACGTCCCCTCCCGAACGATTCCCCCCCAGGGCGTCGACGCGGTTCGACAGGGGCGCACGCCGCAGGCATGGCTCGACGGGTTCGAGCCGGGCGAGGGCGGCGTCGGGCTTCTCGTCCGCGAGGATGGCGACCCGGTGGCCCTGGTCTCGCGTGATCCCGCGGGCGGCTGGTCGATCGTCCGGGGCATATGA
- the rpsO gene encoding 30S ribosomal protein S15, whose protein sequence is MGLLTEKKKDLIGQYRIHESDTGSPEVQIALLTERITMITDHLKSHNKDFNSRRGLLKLVGQRRRLLTYLKGKESLRYKAVLDSLGLRK, encoded by the coding sequence ATGGGCTTGTTGACTGAAAAGAAGAAGGATCTCATCGGGCAGTACCGGATTCATGAGTCGGACACCGGGTCGCCGGAAGTCCAGATCGCGCTGCTGACCGAGCGGATCACCATGATCACGGACCACCTCAAGAGCCACAACAAGGATTTCAACTCCCGCCGTGGCCTGCTGAAGCTCGTCGGCCAGCGCCGGCGTCTTCTGACGTACCTCAAGGGGAAAGAATCGCTGCGCTACAAGGCCGTCCTCGATTCTCTCGGCCTGCGCAAATAA
- the pnp gene encoding polyribonucleotide nucleotidyltransferase, translating into MAHVYEAEIAGRKLSIESGYLAKQAGGAVVVKYGDCVVLVTACGTETPRPGIDFLPLVVDYVEKTFAVGKIPGGFFKREGRLSENEVLTSRLIDRPIRPLFPKGYYNEIQVTATVLSADKENDTGVLAMIGASAALGISYIPFSGPIAGARVGRIDGQFVINPLHADIPRCDLNLFVAGSRDAILMVEGEASELSEEEVLDAILFAHKSIQPLLDLQEKMQAEIGKEKLVFAKESLTDEETARVRSIAEGPLREAYATTAKQDRRRKIDEAGEAVRASFSDEERSAKANLISGALKSIEKEIVRGKIHAEKKRIDGRGFADVRPVSCEVGVLPRTHGSAVFTRGETQVLATATLGTSQDEQRIDSILGDTKKSFMLHYNFPPFSVGEVRMLRGPGRREIGHGALAERAVAKILPADGVFPYTIRLVCETLESNGSSSMGSVCSSSLALMDAGVPTTSAVSGIAMGLIKDGDNVAVLSDILGDEDHLGDMDFKVAGTEKGVTAIQMDIKIGGVSREIMLAALKQAREGRLHILSRMNAALSEARADLSAYAPRIYVMSIKTDKIREIIGPGGKVIRGIQEQTGVKIDIDDDGTVKIAATDGASAKAAISIIEGIVQEPEIGKVYEGKVRKIMDFGAFVELFPGTDGLLHVSQISKLRVNTADCFKEGDMVTVRVLEVDRDGKIRLTHKEFETEGEFKEAEPGSIPERTDRGDRDRGDRGGRDRGGRGGRR; encoded by the coding sequence GTGGCACACGTGTACGAAGCGGAAATAGCGGGACGGAAGCTCTCCATCGAATCGGGTTACCTGGCGAAGCAGGCCGGCGGCGCCGTCGTCGTCAAGTACGGCGATTGCGTCGTCCTGGTCACGGCGTGCGGCACCGAGACGCCCAGGCCGGGCATCGACTTCCTGCCCCTCGTGGTCGACTACGTCGAGAAGACGTTCGCCGTGGGCAAGATCCCGGGCGGCTTCTTCAAGCGCGAAGGGCGCCTCTCCGAAAACGAGGTGCTTACCTCACGCCTGATCGACCGGCCGATCCGACCGCTGTTCCCCAAGGGCTACTACAACGAGATCCAGGTCACCGCGACGGTCCTCTCCGCCGACAAGGAAAACGACACCGGCGTTCTCGCGATGATCGGCGCCTCGGCCGCCCTAGGCATTTCGTACATCCCCTTCAGCGGTCCCATCGCCGGCGCGCGCGTCGGCCGGATCGACGGCCAGTTCGTGATCAACCCGCTTCACGCCGACATCCCCCGGTGCGACCTCAACCTGTTCGTCGCCGGAAGCCGCGACGCCATCCTCATGGTCGAGGGCGAGGCATCCGAACTGTCCGAAGAAGAAGTGCTCGACGCCATCCTGTTCGCCCACAAGTCCATCCAGCCGCTCCTCGACCTGCAGGAAAAGATGCAGGCCGAGATCGGCAAGGAAAAGCTGGTGTTCGCGAAGGAATCGCTCACCGACGAAGAGACCGCCCGCGTCCGTTCGATTGCCGAAGGACCGCTCCGCGAGGCCTACGCCACGACCGCCAAGCAGGACCGGCGCCGCAAGATCGACGAGGCGGGCGAGGCTGTCCGCGCATCGTTCTCCGACGAGGAGCGCTCCGCGAAGGCCAACCTCATCTCGGGCGCCCTCAAGAGCATCGAGAAAGAGATCGTTCGCGGCAAGATCCACGCCGAGAAGAAGCGCATCGACGGCCGCGGCTTCGCGGACGTCCGCCCCGTCTCGTGCGAGGTCGGCGTCCTTCCCCGCACCCACGGCTCCGCGGTCTTCACCCGGGGTGAAACGCAGGTGCTCGCCACCGCCACCCTGGGCACCTCGCAGGACGAGCAGCGGATCGACTCGATCCTGGGCGACACCAAGAAGTCATTCATGCTCCACTACAACTTCCCGCCGTTCAGCGTCGGCGAAGTCCGCATGCTGCGCGGCCCCGGCCGCCGCGAGATCGGCCATGGCGCTCTCGCCGAGCGCGCGGTCGCCAAGATCCTGCCGGCCGACGGCGTGTTCCCCTACACGATCCGCCTCGTCTGCGAGACGCTCGAGTCCAACGGCTCCTCGTCCATGGGCTCGGTCTGCAGCTCCTCGCTGGCGCTGATGGACGCCGGCGTTCCGACCACGAGCGCCGTCTCGGGCATCGCGATGGGCCTCATCAAGGACGGCGACAACGTCGCGGTCCTCTCCGACATCCTGGGCGACGAAGACCACCTCGGCGACATGGATTTCAAGGTCGCCGGCACCGAGAAGGGCGTCACCGCCATCCAGATGGACATCAAGATCGGCGGCGTCAGCCGCGAGATCATGCTGGCAGCGCTCAAGCAGGCTCGCGAAGGCCGCCTCCACATCCTGTCCAGGATGAACGCGGCGCTGTCGGAAGCGCGGGCCGACCTGTCGGCCTACGCGCCCCGTATCTACGTCATGAGCATCAAGACCGACAAGATCCGCGAGATCATCGGCCCCGGAGGCAAGGTCATCCGCGGCATCCAGGAGCAAACCGGCGTCAAGATCGACATCGACGACGACGGCACGGTCAAGATCGCGGCCACCGACGGCGCCTCGGCCAAGGCGGCCATTTCGATCATCGAAGGCATCGTCCAGGAGCCCGAGATCGGCAAGGTCTACGAGGGCAAGGTCCGCAAGATCATGGACTTCGGCGCCTTCGTCGAGCTCTTCCCCGGCACCGACGGCCTGCTGCACGTCTCCCAGATCTCCAAGCTCAGGGTCAACACCGCCGACTGCTTCAAGGAAGGCGATATGGTCACCGTCCGCGTCCTCGAAGTCGATCGCGACGGCAAGATCCGGCTCACCCACAAGGAGTTCGAGACCGAGGGCGAGTTCAAGGAAGCCGAGCCGGGCAGCATTCCCGAGCGGACCGACCGCGGCGATCGCGACCGTGGCGACCGCGGCGGGCGTGACCGTGGAGGCCGCGGGGGCCGCCGCTAG
- a CDS encoding pitrilysin family protein — translation MTVEKTVLDNGVTVVSEQVPWMHSVAVGLWAPVGSRDEALADNGISHFIEHMLFKGTTRRGALDITREIESVGGSLNACTEREYTCFYGRALERDFPLVTDLLSDIYLDPVFDPDELEREKGVVLQEILMVDDTPEDLLDDFFQDRYWGGHSLGYPVQGTTDTVESFDREAVRRYFLDRYRRPGIVVSVAGKIPHDRVVDEWSRRLAPLALSGGPQVVEPVPAKPGIHMKERPLGQLHLCVGAPSVSLRSEERHVAYVLNTLLGGSMSSLLFQEVREKRGLAYSVYSSISCYSDSGILKIYAGTTADKGHEVLAVVADVLSQLREGKIEERDVLLARELIRGNLLMGLESGENRMTRIALNELFLGRQESPEDVLEKIDAVTVDHVAAFAKTMLAHDRFSVAAVGDIPAGRPLAL, via the coding sequence ATGACGGTCGAAAAGACGGTCCTCGATAACGGCGTCACGGTCGTCAGCGAGCAGGTCCCGTGGATGCACTCGGTCGCGGTCGGCCTGTGGGCTCCCGTCGGGTCCCGCGACGAGGCGCTCGCCGACAACGGCATCTCGCACTTCATCGAGCACATGCTTTTCAAAGGCACGACGCGCAGGGGGGCCCTCGACATCACTCGAGAGATCGAGTCGGTCGGGGGTTCCCTCAACGCGTGCACCGAACGGGAATACACCTGCTTCTACGGACGCGCCCTCGAACGCGATTTTCCCCTCGTCACCGACCTGCTCTCCGACATCTATCTCGACCCCGTCTTCGATCCCGATGAGCTCGAGCGCGAGAAGGGCGTCGTCCTCCAGGAGATCCTCATGGTCGACGACACGCCCGAGGATCTGCTCGACGACTTTTTCCAGGACCGATACTGGGGAGGGCACTCGCTCGGCTATCCCGTCCAGGGCACCACGGATACGGTCGAGTCCTTCGACCGGGAAGCCGTCCGGCGCTATTTCCTCGATCGCTATCGCCGGCCGGGCATCGTCGTATCGGTCGCCGGCAAGATCCCGCACGACCGCGTGGTCGACGAGTGGTCGCGGCGGCTGGCTCCCCTCGCGCTTTCCGGGGGGCCGCAGGTCGTCGAGCCGGTCCCGGCCAAACCCGGCATCCACATGAAGGAGCGGCCGCTCGGGCAGCTTCACCTGTGCGTCGGAGCGCCGTCGGTCTCGCTTCGCAGCGAGGAGCGTCACGTCGCCTACGTCCTCAACACGCTTCTGGGCGGCAGCATGAGCAGCCTCCTGTTCCAGGAGGTCCGCGAGAAGCGTGGGCTGGCTTACTCCGTATACTCTTCCATCTCCTGCTATTCCGATTCGGGCATCCTCAAGATCTATGCGGGCACGACGGCCGACAAGGGGCACGAGGTGCTCGCCGTCGTCGCCGACGTGCTTTCGCAACTGCGCGAGGGGAAGATCGAGGAACGCGACGTCCTCCTGGCACGCGAGCTCATTCGCGGCAACCTGCTCATGGGGCTCGAAAGCGGCGAGAACCGCATGACGCGCATCGCGCTCAACGAGTTGTTTCTCGGCCGGCAGGAATCGCCCGAAGATGTGCTCGAGAAGATCGACGCGGTGACCGTCGATCACGTCGCCGCCTTCGCGAAGACGATGCTGGCGCACGACCGCTTCTCGGTGGCCGCCGTGGGCGACATCCCGGCCGGCCGGCCGCTGGCGCTCTGA
- the dut gene encoding dUTP diphosphatase, whose product MNLSLEIVLRCVRPGSESLLPARQTEGAAGFDLRADVESELVIPPMGRHAVPTGIAVAIPHGAEGQVRPRSGLALDHGITCLNSPGTIDSDYRGEVKVILANLGDRPFVVRRGDRIAQIVFAPVAEASFRVVDALDETGRGDGGFGSTGR is encoded by the coding sequence ATGAACCTCTCGCTCGAAATCGTCCTCCGGTGCGTCCGGCCCGGCAGCGAGTCGCTGCTCCCCGCGCGGCAGACCGAGGGCGCCGCAGGCTTCGATCTTCGCGCCGACGTCGAATCCGAGCTGGTCATCCCGCCGATGGGTCGCCACGCCGTTCCCACGGGCATTGCGGTCGCGATCCCGCACGGCGCCGAGGGGCAGGTTCGTCCCCGCAGCGGCTTGGCGCTCGACCACGGGATCACCTGCCTCAACAGTCCCGGCACGATCGACAGCGACTACCGCGGCGAGGTCAAGGTCATCCTCGCCAACCTGGGAGACCGGCCGTTCGTTGTCCGACGGGGCGACCGGATCGCCCAGATCGTCTTTGCGCCCGTGGCCGAGGCCTCGTTCCGGGTGGTCGATGCGCTCGACGAGACCGGCCGCGGCGACGGCGGGTTCGGCTCCACCGGCCGGTAG
- the purB gene encoding adenylosuccinate lyase yields MIERYSKPEMAKIWEAQNRFSIWLDIEIMAMEAMVGKGWIPADALARVKKKAKFDIARIDEIELKVKHDVIAFLTSVAEYIGDDSRFLHMGMTSSDVLDTSFAVQMRQALTLLIKESEKVYDVLRKRAIEHKDTVMIGRSHGIHAEPVTFGIKLALWADEMRRNIKRLKSARETISVGKLSGAVGTFANIDPFVEEYVCKRLGLKPAPVSTQIIQRDRHAEVFATIAVVGSSLDKFAVEIRHLQRTEVLEAEEYFSEGQKGSSAMPHKRNPVLSENISGLSRLLRGYSVTAMENVALWHERDISHSSAERVIAPDATIVLHFALCRFRGLIEKLIVYPERMLENLDRTHGLLYSQRVMLALAAKGLSRERAYETVQKPAMACWRTGTPLKTLLWKEKTVRELLSKEEFEGLFDIGYYLKNVDYIFDRVFGGKGGKA; encoded by the coding sequence GTGATCGAACGATACTCAAAGCCCGAGATGGCGAAAATCTGGGAAGCGCAGAACCGCTTCAGCATCTGGCTCGACATCGAGATCATGGCGATGGAGGCGATGGTCGGCAAGGGCTGGATCCCGGCCGATGCGCTGGCCCGCGTCAAGAAGAAGGCGAAGTTCGACATCGCCCGCATCGACGAGATCGAGCTGAAGGTCAAGCACGACGTCATCGCATTCCTTACCTCCGTGGCCGAATACATCGGCGACGATTCCCGCTTCCTCCACATGGGCATGACCAGCTCCGACGTGCTCGACACGTCTTTCGCGGTCCAGATGCGCCAGGCGCTGACGCTCCTCATCAAGGAGTCCGAAAAGGTCTACGACGTACTCAGGAAGCGCGCGATCGAGCACAAGGACACGGTGATGATCGGCCGCAGCCACGGCATCCACGCCGAGCCGGTCACGTTCGGGATCAAGCTCGCCCTCTGGGCCGACGAGATGCGGCGCAATATCAAGCGGCTCAAGAGCGCGCGTGAGACCATCTCCGTAGGCAAGCTCTCCGGCGCGGTGGGCACGTTCGCCAACATCGACCCCTTCGTCGAGGAATACGTCTGCAAGAGGCTGGGCCTCAAGCCCGCCCCCGTTTCGACCCAGATCATCCAGCGCGACCGTCACGCCGAGGTGTTCGCGACCATCGCGGTCGTCGGCTCCTCGCTCGACAAATTCGCCGTCGAGATCCGTCATCTGCAGCGGACCGAGGTGCTCGAAGCCGAGGAATATTTCTCCGAGGGGCAAAAAGGCTCCTCGGCGATGCCCCACAAACGAAACCCGGTGCTCTCCGAGAACATCTCAGGATTGTCCCGTCTGCTGCGCGGCTACTCCGTCACCGCGATGGAAAACGTGGCGCTCTGGCACGAGCGCGACATCAGCCACTCGTCGGCCGAGCGGGTGATCGCCCCCGATGCGACGATCGTCCTCCACTTCGCCCTCTGCCGTTTCCGCGGGCTCATCGAGAAACTGATCGTCTATCCCGAGCGGATGCTCGAGAACCTCGATCGAACGCACGGCCTTCTCTACTCGCAGCGGGTGATGCTGGCGCTGGCCGCCAAGGGGCTCTCCCGCGAGCGCGCCTACGAGACCGTGCAGAAGCCGGCGATGGCGTGCTGGCGCACCGGAACGCCGCTCAAAACGCTCCTCTGGAAAGAGAAGACGGTCCGCGAGCTGCTCTCGAAGGAAGAGTTCGAGGGGCTCTTCGATATCGGCTATTACCTCAAGAACGTCGACTACATCTTCGACCGCGTGTTCGGCGGCAAGGGAGGCAAGGCGTGA
- the purS gene encoding phosphoribosylformylglycinamidine synthase subunit PurS — translation MKARIYVTLRKGVLDPQGKAIQRSLSHLGMAGVDEVRVGKFMEVTLAEMSRPEAEKLLDEACRRLLANTVIEDYRFEIEG, via the coding sequence GTGAAGGCGCGAATCTACGTCACGCTCAGAAAAGGGGTTCTCGATCCGCAGGGGAAGGCGATCCAGCGGTCGCTCTCGCACCTGGGCATGGCGGGGGTCGACGAGGTACGCGTCGGCAAGTTCATGGAAGTCACGCTCGCCGAGATGAGCCGGCCCGAGGCCGAGAAGCTGCTCGACGAGGCCTGCCGGCGCCTGCTTGCGAACACGGTCATCGAAGACTACCGGTTCGAGATCGAAGGGTGA
- the purQ gene encoding phosphoribosylformylglycinamidine synthase subunit PurQ, producing the protein MKIAVLVFPGSNCDHDAYHALKHVVSADAQFVWHKEGSLSGFDGVVIPGGFTYGDYLRTGALAKLSPVMGAVRRFADGGGPVIGICNGFQILLEAGLLPGAMIVNESLKFVCDYVTLRTESSRTPFTAAIPEGTVLRIPVAHYQGNYYADDETIRRVEGNGQVVFRYCDAEGNVTLEANPNGSISSIAGICSEKGNVLGMMPHPERCTEPEMGSADGRRLFDSMLSWIKENAR; encoded by the coding sequence ATGAAAATCGCGGTGCTCGTCTTCCCAGGCTCCAACTGCGACCACGACGCGTACCATGCGCTCAAACATGTGGTCTCCGCCGACGCGCAGTTCGTCTGGCACAAGGAAGGGTCGCTATCCGGCTTCGACGGCGTGGTCATCCCCGGCGGCTTCACCTACGGGGACTACCTCCGGACCGGCGCGCTCGCAAAGCTGTCTCCGGTCATGGGCGCGGTGCGCCGCTTCGCCGACGGCGGCGGCCCGGTCATCGGTATCTGCAACGGTTTCCAGATCCTGCTCGAGGCGGGGCTGCTGCCGGGCGCGATGATCGTCAACGAGTCGCTCAAGTTCGTCTGCGACTACGTCACGCTGCGAACCGAGTCGTCGCGCACGCCGTTCACGGCCGCCATTCCCGAAGGGACCGTGCTCCGCATCCCGGTCGCCCATTACCAAGGCAACTATTATGCCGACGACGAGACGATCCGGCGGGTCGAGGGCAACGGCCAGGTGGTGTTCCGTTACTGCGACGCCGAGGGCAACGTCACCCTCGAGGCCAACCCCAACGGGTCGATCAGCAGCATCGCCGGCATCTGCAGCGAGAAGGGCAACGTCCTGGGAATGATGCCGCACCCCGAGCGGTGCACCGAACCCGAGATGGGCAGTGCCGACGGACGGCGGCTGTTCGATTCGATGCTTTCCTGGATCAAGGAGAACGCCCGATGA
- the purL gene encoding phosphoribosylformylglycinamidine synthase subunit PurL, which yields MKDVVVTPEIAKEHGLTADEYARIRSTLGRDPNITELGIFSVMWSEHCSYKSSRIHLRKFPTKGPRVLQGPGENAGIVDIGDNLAVCFKMESHNHPSFIEPYQGAATGVGGILRDVFTMGARPIASLNSLRFGRPDHPRTPYLVEGVVSGIAGYGNCIGVPTVGGEVHFDACYDGNILVNAFTLGVVRHDRIFRGYAKGIGNPIIYVGSKTGRDGIHGATMASGEFDEKSEEKRPTVQVGDPFTEKLLLEACLELMKSDAVEGIQDMGAAGLTSSTFEMASRAGTGFIMDLDKVPQREAGMTAYELLLSESQERMIIVAHQGREQEVLDIFEKWDLDAAVIGEVTADGIGRIRMGGATVAEVPISAVTDEAPVYDRPAERPSWQDDLNRLDPSSLPAPSDLSETWMHLASCPEMADKRWVYRQYDYMIRTNTLVAPGSDAAVLRIKGTRKAVAMSSDCNSRYCYLDPFVGGMLAVCEGARNVACSGAVPIGLSDCLNFGNPEKPEIMWQLRSAIEGMAKACEALSIPVVSGNVSLYNETMGKGIHPTPTCATVGLLEDADDRIVSWFRAAGDLVFLAGGDRVDVELGGSLYLKEVHGKIAGTPPAADLDHERRLCAFLKAAASRRLLASAHDLSEGGLACALAECCITRPDGPIGATVSNPFPASVRPDFALFSENQGRVMVSCRPEDAAALEEAGAGYHIKMVKLGTVGGDTIAVADIARLNAVETHKAWREGFENALGFGE from the coding sequence ATGAAGGACGTCGTCGTCACGCCCGAGATCGCGAAAGAGCACGGCCTCACGGCCGACGAATATGCCCGCATCCGGTCGACGCTGGGCCGCGATCCCAACATCACCGAACTGGGCATCTTCTCGGTCATGTGGAGCGAGCACTGCTCCTACAAGAGCTCCCGCATCCACCTGCGCAAGTTCCCCACCAAGGGGCCGCGCGTCCTGCAGGGCCCGGGCGAGAATGCCGGCATCGTCGACATCGGCGACAACCTGGCCGTCTGCTTCAAGATGGAGAGCCACAACCACCCGTCGTTCATCGAGCCGTACCAGGGTGCGGCGACCGGGGTCGGCGGCATCCTGCGCGACGTCTTCACGATGGGGGCACGGCCGATCGCATCGCTCAACTCGCTGCGCTTCGGGCGCCCGGACCACCCGCGCACACCGTATCTGGTCGAGGGGGTCGTTTCCGGCATCGCCGGATACGGCAACTGCATCGGCGTCCCGACGGTCGGCGGCGAGGTCCACTTCGACGCGTGCTACGACGGCAACATTCTGGTCAACGCCTTCACGCTCGGCGTCGTCCGGCATGACCGCATCTTCCGCGGCTACGCCAAGGGAATCGGCAATCCGATCATCTACGTCGGCTCCAAGACCGGGCGCGACGGGATCCACGGCGCCACGATGGCGTCGGGCGAGTTCGACGAGAAATCCGAGGAGAAACGGCCCACCGTGCAGGTGGGCGATCCCTTCACCGAGAAGCTGCTGCTCGAGGCATGCCTCGAGCTGATGAAGAGCGACGCCGTCGAGGGGATCCAGGACATGGGCGCGGCCGGCCTCACCTCGTCGACGTTCGAGATGGCGTCGCGCGCAGGCACGGGCTTCATCATGGACCTCGACAAGGTTCCCCAGCGCGAGGCGGGAATGACGGCCTACGAGCTGCTCCTCTCCGAATCGCAGGAGCGGATGATCATCGTCGCCCACCAGGGGCGCGAACAGGAAGTGCTCGACATCTTCGAGAAGTGGGATCTCGATGCCGCGGTCATCGGCGAGGTGACCGCCGATGGGATCGGGCGCATCCGGATGGGGGGCGCGACCGTCGCCGAGGTCCCGATCTCCGCCGTCACCGACGAGGCGCCGGTCTACGACCGGCCTGCCGAGCGGCCATCCTGGCAGGACGACCTCAACCGGCTCGATCCGTCGTCGCTGCCGGCGCCTTCCGACCTCTCCGAGACGTGGATGCATCTCGCGAGCTGTCCCGAGATGGCCGACAAGCGGTGGGTCTATCGCCAGTACGATTACATGATCCGCACCAACACGCTCGTCGCCCCCGGCTCCGACGCCGCGGTGCTTCGAATCAAGGGCACCCGCAAGGCGGTCGCGATGTCTTCCGACTGCAACAGCCGCTATTGCTACCTGGACCCGTTCGTCGGAGGTATGCTTGCCGTCTGCGAAGGTGCGCGCAACGTCGCCTGCTCCGGTGCCGTGCCGATCGGACTCTCCGACTGCCTCAACTTCGGCAACCCCGAGAAGCCAGAGATCATGTGGCAGCTCCGGTCCGCGATCGAGGGGATGGCGAAGGCGTGCGAGGCGCTGTCGATCCCGGTCGTATCCGGGAACGTCTCCCTCTACAACGAGACGATGGGAAAGGGGATCCACCCGACACCTACCTGCGCCACCGTGGGGCTTCTCGAAGATGCCGACGACCGCATCGTCTCCTGGTTCCGCGCTGCGGGAGACCTGGTCTTCCTGGCGGGCGGCGACCGGGTCGACGTCGAGCTGGGCGGCTCCCTCTACCTCAAGGAAGTGCACGGCAAGATCGCGGGAACGCCGCCGGCTGCAGACCTCGACCACGAGAGGCGGCTGTGCGCCTTCCTCAAGGCCGCCGCTTCCCGGCGACTCCTCGCGTCGGCGCACGACCTGTCCGAGGGGGGGCTCGCGTGCGCCTTGGCCGAGTGCTGCATCACCAGGCCGGACGGTCCGATCGGCGCAACGGTTTCGAACCCGTTCCCCGCCAGCGTCCGCCCCGACTTCGCGCTGTTTTCCGAGAACCAGGGACGGGTCATGGTTTCCTGCCGCCCCGAAGACGCCGCTGCGCTGGAAGAAGCCGGGGCGGGTTATCATATAAAGATGGTCAAACTGGGAACCGTCGGGGGCGACACCATCGCCGTCGCCGACATCGCCCGGCTCAACGCAGTCGAGACGCACAAGGCCTGGCGCGAAGGATTCGAAAACGCGCTCGGCTTCGGGGAGTAG